The Malus sylvestris chromosome 12, drMalSylv7.2, whole genome shotgun sequence genome contains a region encoding:
- the LOC126593089 gene encoding mannan endo-1,4-beta-mannosidase 6-like — protein MDAHKRKMVPQNIILVTIFMIFINRCSSTFFDASGVEQMETVAEEAEDHLAHPSPNGWVEEVNGGMEDDEWHLVQKKGNQFVVNDQPFYVNGFNTYWLMVFAADQSTRGKVTDVFKQASSVGLTVCRTWAFNDGQWQALQKSPSVYDEEVFKALDFVISEARKYKIRLILSLTNNWDAYGGKAQYVKWGKAAGVNLTSDDDFFSNPTLKSYYKAHVKTVLNRVNTLTNITYKDDPTIFSWELMNEPRCTSDPSGDKLQDWIQEMAVYVKSVDPKHLVEIGLEGFYGPSAPDRVQFNPNPYAQEVGTDFIRNHQVFGVDFASVHIYADSWISSSISDVHLQFTKSWMEAHIEDAEKYLGMPVLFSEFGVSSKDPSYNSSFRDTLLSTVYKTILNSSKKGGSGGGSLLWQLFPEGTDYMDDGYAVVLSKSPSTSSIIALHSTRLALFNSQCSWKCQWGCKKKNPLDAFLLHHDDL, from the exons ATGGATGcccacaaaagaaaaatggtgcCACAGAACATTATTTTGGTGACCATTTTTATGATTTTCATCAACCGTTGTAGTTCTACTTTCTTTGATGCCAGTGGAGTCGAGCAAATGGAAACTGTGGCGGAGGAAGCCGAAGATCATTTGGCGCATCCAAGCCCAAATGGTTG GGTTGAAGAGGTGAATGGTGGAATGGAAGACGATGAGTGGCACTTAGTGCAGAAGAAAGGGAACCAATTTGTGGTGAATGATCAACCTTTCTATGTGAATGGATTCAACACTTACTGGCTGATGGTATTTGCTGCTGATCAATCCACAAGAGGAAAAGTCACTGATGTGTTTAAACAGGCATCTTCTGTCGGACTAACTGTTTGCAGGACTTGGGCTTTCAACGACGGCCAGTGGCAAGCTCTTCAGAAATCTCCATCAGTTTATGATGAAGAAGTTTTCAAG GCATTGGATTTTGTGATAAGTGAAGCAAGGAAATACAAGATCAGACTCATATTATCTTTAACCAACAACTGGGATGCATATGGTGGAAAAGCACAATATGTAAAATGGGGAAAAGCAGCTGGTGTCAATTTGACTTCTGATGACGACTTCTTCTCTAATCCAACACTCAAAAGCTACTACAAGGCCCATGTTAAG ACGGTGCTTAATAGAGTTAATACACTCACAAACATAACTTACAAGGACGATCCCACAATTTTCTCTTGGGAACTGATGAATGAGCCTCGATGCACCTCAGATCCTTCGGGCGATAAACTGCAG GATTGGATACAAGAAATGGCAGTTTATGTTAAAAGCGTTGATCCAAAACACTTGGTAGAGATTGGATTGGAAGGATTTTATGGTCCCTCAGCACCTGACCGAGTTCAGTTCAATCCAAATCCATATGCTCAAGAAGTTGGAACTGATTTCATAAGGAACCACCAGGTTTTTGGTGTCGATTTTGCTTCTGTTCACATTTATGCAGACTCTTG GATATCATCGTCAATCTCTGATGTGCATCTCCAATTTACCAAGTCATGGATGGAAGCCCACATTGAGGATGCAGAGAAGTATCTTGGAATGCCGGTCTTGTTTTCAGAGTTTGGCGTATCTTCGAAAGACCCCAGCTACAATTCATCATTTAGAGACACCCTTCTCAGCACAGTGTACAAGACCATCCTCAATTCTAGTAAGAAAGGAGGGAGTGGAGGTGGGAGTCTTTTGTGGCAGCTCTTCCCAGAAGGAACGGACTACATGGATGACGGGTATGCAGTTGTTCTCTCAAAATCTCCTTCAACATCAAGCATCATAGCCCTTCACTCCACAAGACTTGCCCTATTCAACTCTCAATGTTCTTGGAAATGCCAGTGGGGTTGTAAGAAGAAGAATCCACTAGATGCATTCTTGTTACATCACGATGATCTGTAA